The following proteins are co-located in the Alcaligenes faecalis genome:
- the ahpC gene encoding alkyl hydroperoxide reductase subunit C produces the protein MSLINTVIKPFKAQAFHNGKFIEVSNETVAGKWAVFVFYPADFTFVCPTELEDLADNYAEFQKMGVEVYSVSTDTHFAHKAWHDTSDAIGKVNYPMIGDPTHQLSRNFDVLIEEEGIALRGTFVVNPEGEIKVLEIHDNGIGRVASELLRKVKAAQYIAAHPGEVCPAKWEEGAKTLTPSLDLVGKI, from the coding sequence ATGTCTTTGATCAACACCGTCATCAAACCTTTTAAAGCACAAGCTTTTCACAACGGCAAATTTATCGAAGTCAGCAACGAAACCGTTGCCGGTAAGTGGGCTGTTTTTGTTTTCTACCCAGCCGACTTTACGTTTGTTTGCCCAACCGAACTGGAAGACTTGGCCGACAACTACGCCGAGTTCCAAAAGATGGGCGTAGAGGTTTACTCCGTGTCCACCGACACTCACTTTGCTCATAAAGCATGGCACGACACGTCGGACGCCATCGGCAAAGTTAACTACCCAATGATCGGTGACCCAACTCATCAGCTGTCGCGCAACTTTGACGTGCTGATCGAAGAAGAAGGTATCGCCCTGCGCGGTACGTTCGTAGTGAACCCAGAAGGTGAAATCAAGGTTCTGGAAATCCACGACAACGGTATCGGCCGTGTGGCTTCCGAGCTGCTGCGCAAAGTTAAGGCTGCTCAGTACATTGCCGCTCACCCCGGCGAAGTTTGCCCAGCCAAATGGGAAGAAGGCGCCAAGACGCTGACTCCTTCCCTGGATCTGGTTGGCAAGATCTAA
- a CDS encoding DMT family transporter, producing the protein MSRSTSLPMPSTAPALLIYLYAFIGVTVFAFTLPMTRLAVQSFDPWLVGMARASIAGVFAAIILLATRSRRPTASEWRGIALSCTGVIVGWPVFSSIAMQTVPSSHGAVLSGLIPLATAIVASARSGEPLSRRFWMLSLLGAVLVLLYAFYIGEGALQTGDIWLALAVFMSGVGYAEGGRVARTLGGWRTICWCLAASLPLTIPATLWLTFPMTEMPSSQSVMALLYLALFSSLLGFFPWYKAMAMGGVARIGQVQLAQPFLTVLISAVWLSEQVDLLTWLSCIVIIAIIAASRRA; encoded by the coding sequence ATGAGCCGCAGCACCAGTCTTCCCATGCCCAGTACCGCCCCAGCATTGCTGATCTATCTCTACGCTTTTATCGGGGTTACCGTCTTTGCCTTCACCTTGCCCATGACGCGGCTGGCGGTGCAAAGCTTTGACCCCTGGCTAGTCGGAATGGCGCGAGCCAGTATCGCAGGGGTGTTTGCGGCCATCATTTTGCTGGCTACCCGCAGCCGCCGCCCCACTGCTTCGGAATGGCGCGGTATTGCCCTGTCCTGTACAGGTGTGATCGTGGGCTGGCCCGTGTTTTCATCGATTGCCATGCAGACCGTGCCGTCCTCGCACGGGGCCGTGTTAAGCGGCCTGATTCCCCTGGCTACCGCCATTGTTGCCTCTGCCCGTAGCGGTGAACCCTTGAGCCGCCGCTTCTGGATGCTGAGCCTGCTGGGTGCCGTACTGGTGCTGCTCTACGCTTTCTATATTGGTGAAGGCGCACTGCAAACCGGGGATATCTGGTTGGCTCTGGCCGTATTCATGTCCGGTGTGGGTTATGCCGAAGGTGGCCGCGTAGCCCGTACCCTGGGTGGCTGGCGCACCATTTGCTGGTGCCTGGCAGCCAGCTTGCCGCTGACCATTCCCGCCACCTTGTGGCTGACCTTTCCCATGACAGAAATGCCCTCTTCCCAATCTGTTATGGCGCTACTCTACCTGGCCCTGTTCTCTTCCCTGCTGGGCTTTTTCCCCTGGTACAAGGCCATGGCCATGGGGGGTGTGGCTCGTATCGGGCAGGTACAACTGGCCCAGCCCTTTCTGACCGTGCTGATTTCAGCAGTGTGGTTAAGCGAGCAAGTGGACCTGCTGACCTGGCTGTCCTGCATCGTCATCATCGCCATTATTGCGGCCAGCCGTCGCGCCTGA
- a CDS encoding phosphoadenylyl-sulfate reductase: MPAQAPAVLALSARPLMLWKQLRDDLQVIAREHTDAVLASSLAAEDMVLFHAMSIYTPELQTVTLDTGRLHEETLQLGRDIQQHYERPILFFHPDPDRVQEHVATHGTHAFYESVELRKECCAIRKVEPLRRALQGRSAWITGQRREQTASRTELSSKEYDSVFGLQKFNPLIEWTQDDVWAVIRGLSIPYNPLHDQGYPSIGCEPCTRAIRPGEDVRAGRWWWEQRDSLECGLHASNLNSRVNT, translated from the coding sequence ATGCCCGCTCAAGCCCCTGCCGTGCTTGCCCTAAGCGCCCGGCCACTGATGCTGTGGAAACAGTTGCGCGACGATCTGCAAGTCATCGCACGCGAACACACGGATGCCGTTCTGGCCAGTTCCCTGGCTGCGGAAGACATGGTGCTGTTTCATGCCATGTCCATCTACACCCCCGAATTGCAAACCGTCACCCTGGATACCGGTCGTCTGCACGAAGAGACCTTGCAGTTGGGGCGCGACATCCAGCAACACTACGAACGCCCTATCCTGTTTTTTCACCCTGACCCGGACCGGGTGCAGGAACACGTCGCTACGCATGGCACACACGCTTTTTACGAAAGCGTGGAGCTGCGTAAAGAATGCTGCGCGATACGCAAGGTGGAGCCGCTGCGCCGTGCCTTGCAAGGCCGATCAGCCTGGATCACCGGTCAGCGCCGCGAACAGACCGCCAGCCGAACCGAACTGTCCAGCAAGGAATACGACAGCGTCTTTGGGCTGCAGAAATTCAACCCCTTGATCGAATGGACTCAGGACGATGTCTGGGCCGTGATCCGTGGATTGAGCATCCCTTACAACCCGCTGCACGACCAGGGCTACCCCTCCATAGGTTGTGAGCCCTGTACGCGCGCCATTCGCCCCGGTGAAGACGTGCGCGCCGGGCGCTGGTGGTGGGAACAGCGCGACAGCCTGGAATGCGGCCTGCATGCCAGCAATCTGAATAGCCGTGTCAACACCTGA
- the cysD gene encoding sulfate adenylyltransferase subunit CysD: protein MGEPLSTRTHLDWLEAEAIFILREIAAEAEKPVLLFSGGKDSAVLLQLAQKAFAPGPLPFPLMHVDTGHNYPEVIEFRDRRAAELSAELIVRSVEDSIARGTVVLRHETASRNGAQAVTLLEAIAEFGFDACFGGARRDEEKARAKERIVSFRDEFGQWDPKAQRPELWHLFNTRIHKGENLRVFPISNWTELDVWQYIQREAIDLPSIYYTHSREVVERHGLIVPITPLTPLLDGETSEWRDVRFRTVGDISCTCPVLSTAASVQDIIAETALATITERGATRMDDQTSEASMEHRKKQGYF, encoded by the coding sequence ATGGGCGAACCACTCTCTACCCGTACTCATCTGGACTGGCTGGAAGCCGAGGCCATTTTTATTCTGCGCGAAATCGCCGCCGAAGCTGAAAAACCCGTGCTGCTCTTCTCCGGCGGCAAGGATTCCGCCGTGCTGCTGCAACTGGCCCAGAAAGCCTTTGCGCCCGGCCCGCTACCGTTTCCCCTGATGCACGTGGACACCGGCCACAACTACCCGGAAGTGATCGAATTTCGGGATCGCCGCGCCGCTGAACTGAGCGCCGAGCTGATAGTACGCAGCGTGGAAGATTCCATTGCGCGCGGCACCGTGGTCCTGCGACACGAAACGGCCAGCCGCAACGGGGCCCAGGCCGTCACCTTACTGGAAGCCATTGCCGAATTTGGCTTTGATGCCTGTTTCGGTGGTGCCCGCCGTGACGAAGAGAAAGCCCGTGCCAAAGAGCGCATTGTGTCCTTTCGCGACGAATTCGGCCAATGGGACCCCAAAGCGCAACGCCCCGAGCTGTGGCACTTGTTCAACACCCGCATCCACAAGGGCGAGAACCTGCGCGTCTTCCCGATTTCCAACTGGACCGAGCTGGACGTCTGGCAATACATCCAGCGTGAAGCCATTGATCTGCCGTCCATCTACTACACCCACTCGCGCGAAGTGGTGGAGCGTCACGGCCTGATCGTTCCCATCACCCCGCTGACTCCCTTGCTCGATGGTGAGACCTCCGAATGGCGCGATGTGCGTTTCCGCACCGTGGGTGATATTTCCTGCACCTGCCCGGTGCTCTCTACCGCCGCGTCCGTGCAGGACATTATTGCTGAAACCGCCTTGGCCACCATTACCGAGCGCGGTGCCACCCGTATGGATGACCAGACGTCTGAGGCCTCCATGGAACACCGCAAGAAACAAGGATATTTCTAA
- a CDS encoding GTP-binding protein, with translation MNTVNDAWLQAADQGVLRLITAGSVDDGKSTLIGRLLVDSQGVFADQIAAIQRSKYKRGEDAEPDLALLTDGLEAEREQGITIDVAYRYFATPKRKFIVADTPGHEQYTRNMITGASTAQAAIILIDAHRAQDGELLTQTKRHSTVAKLLGLRHIVVAVNKMDLVNWDQAVFDRIHAAYHQLAAQLGIEHFHIIPLSALKGENITQASPHTPWYQGLPLLPLLESLDLRENIQRPARLFVQWVARHGGSRADGFRGYAGQLSGGRIQVGDSVQVWPSGKTAVITQLFRAGTEQVSVSDGDAVTVVLDRELDISRGDLLTLAHEPVSTSKHFDAQLCWLDEQALNTTRSYWLKQGTRLTQAKVQAVHALRDVHSLQEQQATGTLSLNDIGRVSLVSRDPLVLDDYQDHSSTGSFILIDPSTNQTVAAGLVQKQA, from the coding sequence ATGAATACCGTCAATGACGCCTGGCTGCAGGCTGCCGATCAAGGCGTGCTGCGTCTGATTACCGCTGGCTCCGTGGACGACGGAAAATCCACCTTGATTGGCCGCTTGCTGGTGGACAGCCAGGGCGTATTTGCCGACCAGATAGCGGCTATCCAACGCTCCAAATACAAGCGTGGCGAGGATGCCGAACCCGATCTTGCCCTGCTGACCGATGGTCTGGAGGCCGAGCGCGAACAAGGCATCACCATTGATGTGGCCTACCGCTACTTCGCGACTCCCAAGCGCAAGTTCATCGTGGCCGATACCCCCGGCCACGAGCAGTACACCCGCAACATGATTACGGGTGCCTCCACCGCGCAGGCTGCCATCATTCTGATTGATGCGCATCGCGCCCAAGATGGAGAGCTACTGACCCAGACCAAGCGCCACAGCACCGTTGCCAAACTGCTGGGCCTGCGTCATATCGTCGTAGCGGTGAACAAGATGGACCTGGTCAATTGGGATCAGGCCGTGTTCGACCGCATTCATGCCGCCTATCACCAACTGGCTGCCCAACTGGGGATTGAGCACTTTCACATCATTCCGCTTTCGGCCTTGAAGGGCGAGAACATCACCCAGGCTTCGCCCCACACACCTTGGTATCAAGGCTTGCCGCTGCTGCCTTTGCTGGAATCGCTGGATCTACGCGAGAACATTCAGCGCCCTGCCCGTTTGTTTGTGCAATGGGTAGCACGTCATGGTGGCAGTCGCGCTGACGGCTTCCGTGGTTATGCCGGCCAGCTCAGTGGGGGCCGCATCCAGGTGGGCGACAGCGTTCAGGTGTGGCCTAGCGGAAAAACCGCCGTCATCACGCAGTTATTTCGCGCTGGTACAGAACAAGTTTCCGTCAGTGACGGGGACGCCGTAACCGTGGTGCTGGATCGTGAGCTGGATATTTCGCGGGGCGATTTGCTGACACTGGCCCACGAGCCGGTCAGCACCAGCAAACACTTTGATGCACAACTGTGCTGGCTGGACGAGCAGGCTTTGAACACCACCCGTTCTTACTGGTTAAAGCAAGGCACACGCCTGACGCAAGCCAAAGTACAGGCCGTTCACGCCTTGCGCGACGTGCATAGTTTGCAAGAGCAACAAGCCACTGGCACCTTGTCCTTGAATGATATTGGCCGTGTCAGCCTGGTCAGCCGTGATCCACTGGTGCTGGACGATTATCAGGATCACTCCAGCACGGGCTCTTTCATCTTGATCGACCCCAGCACGAACCAGACCGTTGCTGCCGGTCTGGTACAAAAGCAGGCGTAA
- a CDS encoding PLP-dependent aminotransferase family protein, producing the protein MEWLDWQPVRGSDVTLSDQLVAWVQQALHLRYRGGSRLPSVRRLAQSAGVSTHTVVAAYDKLMALGLVESRPGSGFFVRVRSPRRLRSESLHVEKNEPRKIDVNWMLNSFIGHSDSAGIPRHWLDNDMILAALRQVSRSAGSNLLGYGHSHGYRPLRQHIAGQLEDSGIQADPDTQLVLCSGVTQALDLLLRHWLRPGDAVVVEDPAWYLLFARLAVVDVRVFSVPRCADGPDLAVLEQLAREHRPRLVILNTVVHNPTGFSLSPAVAHGILTLAQTWDFHIIEDDTYSELHANPACRLAQLDQLNRVTLVGGYSKVMAAGLRVAYMAAAPELLQALVNLKMLAGLTSPELGERVIHRVLVDGAYRKHLERLRRHADSDRHRTLEQLAQLGLAPDAPPQAGMFVWVDTGVDTESLVRALGRPGHLLVPGALFSPQQQPSTYMRINVSLGDDAQFWQDFARCLFNAKQSSSPVSSEVAL; encoded by the coding sequence ATGGAATGGTTGGATTGGCAGCCTGTGCGCGGTTCGGATGTGACGCTTAGCGATCAGTTGGTCGCCTGGGTACAGCAGGCCTTGCATTTGCGCTATCGGGGTGGAAGTCGCTTACCCTCCGTGCGCCGATTGGCGCAGTCTGCCGGGGTCAGTACGCATACTGTTGTGGCTGCGTACGACAAGTTGATGGCCTTGGGCTTGGTGGAGTCCCGGCCCGGTTCCGGTTTCTTTGTGCGGGTGCGCAGCCCCCGCCGTCTGCGTTCCGAATCTTTGCATGTCGAAAAGAATGAGCCGCGCAAGATTGATGTGAACTGGATGCTGAACAGCTTTATTGGGCATAGCGACAGCGCGGGTATTCCCCGGCACTGGCTGGATAACGACATGATTCTGGCGGCCTTGCGGCAGGTCAGCCGTAGTGCAGGCTCCAACCTGCTGGGCTATGGGCACTCTCATGGCTATCGACCTTTGCGCCAACATATTGCGGGGCAACTGGAAGATAGCGGCATACAGGCGGATCCCGATACCCAGCTTGTATTGTGCAGTGGCGTGACGCAGGCGCTGGATTTGCTTTTGCGCCATTGGTTGCGGCCAGGTGATGCGGTTGTTGTGGAAGATCCAGCCTGGTATTTGCTGTTCGCCCGTCTGGCTGTAGTGGATGTGCGGGTGTTCAGTGTGCCACGCTGTGCGGATGGCCCGGATCTGGCCGTCTTGGAGCAGTTGGCGCGCGAGCATCGCCCACGTCTTGTCATCCTGAATACCGTGGTGCATAACCCTACCGGCTTTAGTTTGAGCCCGGCGGTGGCGCACGGCATTCTGACCTTGGCCCAGACCTGGGACTTCCACATTATTGAAGACGATACCTATAGCGAGCTGCATGCCAATCCAGCCTGCCGTCTGGCCCAACTGGATCAGTTGAACCGGGTGACATTGGTAGGGGGCTATTCCAAGGTGATGGCTGCGGGCCTGCGGGTGGCTTATATGGCAGCGGCTCCGGAGCTTTTGCAGGCTTTGGTGAATTTGAAAATGCTGGCGGGATTGACCTCGCCGGAGTTGGGCGAGCGGGTCATTCATCGGGTGCTGGTAGATGGTGCCTATCGCAAGCACCTGGAACGATTGCGTCGTCATGCTGACAGCGACAGGCACAGAACGCTGGAGCAACTGGCTCAATTAGGTTTGGCACCGGACGCACCACCTCAGGCGGGCATGTTTGTTTGGGTGGATACGGGCGTGGATACGGAAAGTCTGGTGCGCGCCTTGGGGCGACCCGGCCATTTATTAGTACCGGGGGCCTTGTTTTCTCCGCAACAGCAACCATCTACTTATATGCGCATTAATGTTTCTTTAGGCGATGATGCGCAGTTTTGGCAGGATTTTGCCCGTTGTTTGTTCAACGCCAAGCAGTCCTCCAGCCCTGTGTCCAGCGAAGTGGCCTTATAA
- the ahpF gene encoding alkyl hydroperoxide reductase subunit F: MLDANIKTQLKAYLEKITQPIEIVATLDTGAKSVELRELLQEIDGLSDKTSYREDADAQERKPSFQINRPGTDISVSFAGIPMGHEFTSLILALLQVGGHEIKLDAAVIEQIRNLPGDFVFETYFSLSCQNCPDVVQALNAMSVINPRIKHVAIDGALFQDEVQQRNIMSVPAVFLNGEMFHQGRASAEELLAKLDTGDNSARAEALNAKDEFDVLIVGGGPAGAAAAVYAARKGIRTGVLAERFGGQVLDTMSIENYISVVETNGPAFATALEQHVKAYDVDIMNLHRAKGIRREGKQVIVDVDGGAQLKAKSVILATGARWRELNVPGEQDYRNRGVAYCPHCDGPLFKGKDVAVVGGGNSGVEAAIDLAGLVKHVTLIEFGDALRADQVLQAKLRSLPNVSIIMQAQTTEVLGDGTKVVGLNYLDRATQEAKSIKLDGVFVQIGLVPNTEWLKGSDVGLSRHGEIEVDVRGATSLAGVFAAGDVTTVPFKQIVIAAGEGAKAALSAFDYLIRSSADVEEPAAEKVTA, translated from the coding sequence ATGTTAGATGCAAACATCAAAACTCAATTGAAGGCATACCTCGAGAAGATCACGCAACCGATCGAGATCGTTGCGACGCTGGATACTGGCGCCAAGTCCGTCGAGCTGCGCGAACTGTTGCAAGAAATTGATGGTCTGTCCGACAAGACCAGCTATCGCGAAGATGCGGATGCGCAAGAGCGCAAGCCTTCCTTCCAAATTAATCGTCCCGGTACCGACATTAGCGTGAGCTTTGCGGGTATCCCGATGGGACACGAATTTACCTCTTTGATTCTGGCCCTGCTGCAAGTGGGTGGCCACGAGATCAAACTGGATGCCGCTGTGATTGAGCAGATCCGTAATCTGCCCGGCGACTTTGTTTTTGAAACGTATTTCTCGCTGTCATGCCAGAACTGTCCTGATGTGGTGCAGGCCTTGAACGCCATGTCCGTGATCAACCCACGTATCAAGCACGTGGCGATTGACGGTGCCCTGTTCCAGGACGAGGTTCAGCAGCGCAACATCATGTCGGTTCCGGCCGTGTTCTTGAATGGCGAAATGTTCCATCAAGGCCGTGCCAGTGCGGAAGAGTTGTTGGCCAAACTGGATACGGGCGATAACTCGGCTCGTGCCGAAGCCTTGAATGCCAAGGACGAGTTTGATGTGCTGATCGTCGGTGGTGGCCCTGCTGGTGCGGCCGCTGCTGTGTATGCTGCCCGCAAGGGTATTCGTACGGGTGTGTTGGCCGAGCGTTTTGGTGGTCAGGTTCTGGACACCATGTCTATCGAGAACTACATCTCGGTGGTTGAGACCAATGGTCCTGCGTTTGCAACGGCGCTGGAGCAGCACGTTAAAGCCTACGATGTGGACATCATGAATCTGCATCGCGCCAAGGGCATTCGCCGTGAAGGCAAGCAGGTCATTGTGGACGTGGATGGTGGCGCTCAACTGAAAGCCAAGTCCGTCATTCTGGCTACCGGTGCCCGCTGGCGTGAACTGAATGTGCCTGGAGAGCAGGATTACCGTAACCGTGGTGTGGCGTACTGCCCGCACTGTGATGGTCCTTTGTTCAAGGGCAAGGACGTGGCGGTGGTCGGCGGTGGTAACTCTGGCGTCGAAGCGGCGATTGATCTGGCTGGTTTGGTCAAGCACGTTACCTTGATCGAGTTCGGTGATGCCTTGCGGGCTGACCAGGTTTTGCAGGCTAAGCTGCGCAGTCTGCCTAACGTGTCGATCATCATGCAGGCTCAGACGACGGAAGTTCTGGGTGATGGCACCAAGGTGGTGGGTCTGAATTATCTGGACCGTGCTACTCAGGAAGCCAAGAGCATCAAGCTGGACGGCGTGTTCGTTCAGATTGGTCTGGTGCCCAACACGGAATGGCTCAAGGGTAGCGATGTGGGTCTGTCGCGCCATGGCGAGATCGAAGTTGATGTGCGCGGCGCTACTTCGCTGGCTGGTGTCTTTGCAGCGGGTGACGTAACGACCGTTCCTTTCAAGCAGATCGTGATTGCTGCAGGTGAAGGTGCCAAGGCTGCTTTGAGCGCATTTGATTACCTGATCCGTAGTTCGGCTGACGTTGAAGAGCCAGCTGCAGAGAAAGTGACTGCGTAA
- a CDS encoding LysR family transcriptional regulator, with the protein MDIRSLRYFIETVKHQSFTQAAQSLNVTQSTISKMVKQLEDELGEPLLIRDHRQLQLTDCGKVVLERGQEVLQSMQGLLREVHEVQALQRGRLDLGIPPMINVLFTEVLKAFKNRHPQIELILHEETGMGIERMVAAGTVEMGLSILPLGPELNVSATPVAKHAVWAIGHKDTLTGTQKKIKFRELEKHPLIFLGEDYALTRMLRRAFAHAGLQANIAAQSNQWDWVASMAQAGMGVALLPQPFLSRLEPGDWVAKEVVEPALNWEVALLWNGRYLSQAARAWLQVCTDVLGGNWPEVDGDQ; encoded by the coding sequence ATGGACATTCGATCCTTGCGATACTTCATTGAAACCGTTAAACATCAAAGCTTTACGCAAGCTGCGCAGAGCCTGAACGTGACGCAATCGACCATCAGCAAGATGGTCAAGCAGCTCGAAGATGAGTTGGGCGAACCCCTGCTGATCCGCGATCATCGTCAATTGCAACTGACCGATTGCGGCAAAGTGGTGCTGGAGCGAGGGCAGGAAGTTTTGCAAAGCATGCAGGGCTTGCTGCGAGAGGTTCATGAGGTTCAAGCACTGCAACGCGGTCGTCTGGACCTAGGCATTCCGCCCATGATTAATGTGCTCTTCACAGAAGTGCTCAAGGCCTTCAAGAACCGGCATCCGCAGATCGAGCTGATTCTGCATGAAGAAACCGGCATGGGAATTGAACGCATGGTTGCGGCTGGCACGGTTGAAATGGGCCTCAGTATTCTGCCCTTGGGGCCGGAGCTGAATGTATCGGCTACCCCCGTGGCCAAACATGCAGTTTGGGCAATAGGCCATAAAGACACGCTGACGGGTACGCAAAAGAAGATCAAATTCCGGGAGCTGGAAAAGCATCCCTTGATTTTCCTGGGAGAGGACTACGCTCTGACCCGTATGTTGCGGCGTGCTTTTGCCCACGCAGGATTGCAGGCGAATATTGCGGCACAAAGCAATCAGTGGGATTGGGTGGCCTCCATGGCACAGGCGGGAATGGGCGTTGCCCTGTTGCCCCAGCCGTTTCTGTCTCGGCTGGAGCCGGGGGATTGGGTTGCCAAAGAGGTGGTGGAGCCGGCTTTGAATTGGGAAGTGGCACTGCTATGGAATGGGCGGTATCTGTCGCAAGCCGCCCGAGCATGGCTGCAGGTTTGTACGGATGTGCTGGGGGGGAACTGGCCTGAGGTGGATGGCGATCAATAA